In Phycisphaerae bacterium, a genomic segment contains:
- a CDS encoding sigma-54 dependent transcriptional regulator produces the protein MADILIVDDEENLCYSVQLALHRAGHQCRVSDTMAGALRLCEDRQPDLVLVDVQLPDGNGLDLIHRLREREVDAPVVVITAFGTVSTAVQAMKHGAVDFLQKPLSMEELCLVVDRCLENRAIRTQLDAYRETEKRRFGEFRIVGECPQMKQVLATAKKIARLPGEPGRGLSTILILGETGTGKELVARYIHLHSLRPEQPFVHLNCTAIPEKLAESELFGHERGAYTDAKGAKKGLLEVADKGTLFLDEVGHMPLSSQAKLLVAIETGRFRRLGGLNERVVDARIIAATNTDLESRARAGEFRLDLFYRLNVFCIRLPPLRERGDDVLVLADYFLERFSRKFHKDPIRLSGETREILKRAHWPGNVRELANVLQQAVLLNESGIIEPSALNTRVSDEISPSASRELCFDFKRDDCTLASVEKRLLQAAIAHTNGNISEAARLLGLTRGGLRYRLEKLGLEPGPSAG, from the coding sequence ATGGCGGACATCCTGATCGTCGATGACGAGGAAAACCTGTGCTATTCGGTGCAGCTTGCTCTCCATCGCGCCGGACATCAATGCCGCGTCTCCGACACGATGGCCGGCGCGCTGCGCTTGTGCGAAGATCGCCAGCCCGACCTTGTCCTGGTGGACGTCCAGCTTCCCGACGGCAACGGGCTGGATCTGATTCACCGGTTGCGGGAGCGCGAAGTCGATGCGCCCGTGGTAGTCATCACGGCGTTTGGGACCGTGTCCACGGCCGTTCAGGCGATGAAGCACGGGGCTGTAGATTTCCTCCAGAAACCGTTGTCCATGGAAGAACTATGCCTCGTCGTGGATCGCTGCCTTGAGAATCGGGCGATCCGCACCCAGCTCGATGCCTATCGCGAGACCGAGAAACGCCGCTTCGGCGAATTCCGTATCGTCGGGGAATGCCCACAAATGAAACAGGTGCTGGCGACGGCGAAGAAAATCGCACGGCTGCCTGGAGAGCCCGGAAGAGGCCTGTCGACCATCCTGATTCTGGGCGAGACCGGCACGGGCAAGGAACTCGTCGCCCGTTACATTCATCTGCACAGCTTGCGGCCTGAACAGCCGTTCGTGCATCTCAACTGCACCGCGATTCCCGAAAAGCTTGCCGAGTCGGAGCTTTTCGGCCACGAGCGCGGCGCCTACACCGACGCCAAAGGCGCGAAGAAAGGTCTTCTCGAAGTCGCTGACAAAGGAACACTCTTTCTGGATGAGGTCGGCCACATGCCGCTGTCCAGCCAAGCCAAGCTGCTCGTGGCCATTGAAACCGGCCGATTCCGGCGACTGGGAGGTCTCAACGAGCGGGTCGTCGATGCCCGTATCATCGCGGCCACCAACACCGATCTGGAAAGCCGGGCCCGGGCCGGTGAGTTCCGACTGGATCTCTTCTACCGGCTCAACGTCTTTTGCATCAGGTTACCGCCTCTGCGAGAACGAGGCGACGACGTGCTTGTTCTGGCCGACTATTTCCTGGAGCGCTTCTCCCGCAAGTTCCACAAGGATCCGATCCGCTTGTCCGGCGAGACCCGGGAAATACTTAAACGCGCTCACTGGCCGGGGAACGTGCGCGAGCTGGCCAACGTCCTTCAGCAGGCCGTGCTGCTCAACGAGTCGGGGATCATCGAGCCCTCGGCCCTCAACACGCGTGTGAGTGACGAGATCTCCCCAAGTGCTTCGAGAGAGTTGTGCTTCGACTTCAAGCGGGACGACTGCACGCTCGCATCGGTCGAGAAGAGATTGTTGCAGGCGGCCATCGCCCATACGAACGGCAATATCTCCGAGGCAGCCCGCCTGCTGGGCCTGACCCGAGGGGGCCTACGCTACCGCCTCGAGAAGCTCGGCCTCGAACCGGGTCCGTCGGCAGGGTAA
- a CDS encoding PEP-CTERM sorting domain-containing protein, with product MTNDVWHSSPNSVQITAGPGSIWSSHVGESYTGEIWHRMYVKGSLESTAAGSAWSLEIQGGASDNSMGRWYGGATGIRPRIRGTGRVLNPVALTGGWDLCEVKIMPGTGNDGYSEFFFNGVSLGTLQWGDLDGGQDSQAVDVVRINRWDRSDMSGVACWVDDMSLTPEPTTLVLLGLGGLISLRRRA from the coding sequence GTGACCAACGACGTATGGCATTCGTCGCCGAACTCAGTGCAGATCACCGCGGGTCCGGGCAGCATTTGGTCCAGTCACGTCGGTGAAAGCTACACCGGCGAGATCTGGCATCGGATGTATGTCAAGGGAAGTCTGGAGAGTACGGCAGCGGGCAGCGCATGGAGCCTCGAGATCCAAGGCGGAGCGAGCGACAACTCAATGGGCAGATGGTACGGCGGGGCTACTGGTATCAGACCGCGTATCAGAGGCACCGGCCGTGTGCTCAACCCCGTCGCCTTGACGGGCGGGTGGGACCTTTGCGAAGTCAAGATCATGCCGGGGACGGGAAACGACGGGTACAGCGAGTTCTTCTTCAATGGAGTCTCGCTGGGCACCCTGCAATGGGGTGACCTGGATGGAGGCCAGGATTCCCAGGCCGTCGACGTGGTCCGGATCAATCGGTGGGACCGCTCCGACATGTCCGGCGTCGCCTGTTGGGTTGATGATATGTCCCTCACGCCAGAACCAACGACGCTGGTTCTGCTGGGTCTGGGCGGATTGATCTCGCTGCGTCGTCGAGCATGA
- a CDS encoding DUF4038 domain-containing protein, with the protein MLTHVSSLMLACWTVGSPSVISIEAPQTIGQYEVAEFVIRNDEPVSANPFTEIDVTGTFGCPGGRHVVRGFADSQDGSVLRLRFCPDQAPTLYDYTINVAWPGGGRRFTGRLQCEPSNRPGPVVVDPQHPRHFIRAGSREPFYHSGYTAYHLLDPSHTDGQIDELIKYCADEGFNKIRFLLVGYPRDTGRQPAQTQGEYGVPDPFRAPNYGAPPGSVNALPAWLGEPHRYDFARFHVAYWQRVDRAIRNMREAGILATCVVTIEKQGLPREYGALTEAEYRLYRYAVARLAAFDNVWWDLGNEHNEYRDPHWAETMGRFVKQEDPYDRLVSAHAYADFPYAESSWADFIITQQYGDEREVHDWVLKYANAAKPYINEEYGYEGQGVRSQKGKPDAPGHGQSHGWVRRCAWSIAMAGGYSTYGDWSRGISWFYMGRPGPGLAARQLKHLRRFFEGLPFNRMTVHDELTTQGFCLALPSQHYVFYLPRGGEITIDLSAVRDMRLTSRWFDPRTGQWREGPALQGGRSKLIAPDSDDWVLLVQREIPASTAVSAAVSPTWVSGNRYRIPLSVDPRGVVRSCSPACADIDFSQALRDLQAGGSLDEESIEIVGYDTSGLPATYDPSASGSERFLLPWRLEQDYGISRTTLRFVMPSHECIQYEVYFDTKDARQGTVRSFPASRATATGSAWGTEPAR; encoded by the coding sequence ATGCTGACCCACGTCTCCTCACTCATGTTGGCGTGCTGGACCGTCGGATCCCCCTCTGTCATCTCCATTGAGGCTCCGCAGACCATTGGGCAATACGAGGTGGCCGAGTTCGTCATCCGCAACGACGAACCTGTCAGCGCGAATCCTTTCACCGAGATTGATGTGACCGGCACGTTCGGGTGTCCGGGCGGCAGACACGTGGTTCGGGGCTTTGCCGACAGCCAGGACGGCAGTGTCCTGCGATTACGATTCTGTCCCGATCAAGCGCCGACTCTATACGACTACACCATCAACGTCGCCTGGCCGGGCGGTGGTCGCCGGTTCACAGGCCGGCTGCAATGCGAGCCTTCAAACCGACCGGGACCGGTGGTCGTTGACCCTCAGCATCCTCGTCACTTCATTCGCGCCGGTTCTCGCGAACCGTTTTACCATTCGGGCTACACCGCCTATCATTTGCTCGACCCCAGCCATACCGACGGACAGATTGACGAGTTGATCAAGTACTGCGCGGACGAAGGCTTCAACAAGATTCGTTTCCTCCTGGTCGGTTATCCGCGAGACACAGGCCGTCAACCGGCTCAGACGCAAGGCGAATACGGCGTGCCCGACCCGTTCAGGGCGCCAAACTATGGTGCGCCCCCAGGTTCGGTCAACGCCCTGCCGGCATGGCTCGGCGAGCCCCATCGCTACGATTTCGCCCGCTTTCATGTCGCCTATTGGCAACGTGTCGATCGTGCGATCAGGAACATGCGCGAGGCGGGCATCCTGGCAACGTGCGTCGTGACGATCGAAAAGCAGGGTCTGCCGCGCGAGTACGGAGCATTGACGGAAGCAGAGTATCGGTTGTACCGCTATGCGGTCGCTCGCCTGGCGGCTTTCGACAACGTGTGGTGGGACCTCGGCAACGAGCACAACGAGTATCGCGACCCGCACTGGGCCGAGACCATGGGCCGCTTTGTCAAGCAGGAAGACCCATACGACCGGCTCGTTTCTGCTCACGCCTACGCCGATTTCCCTTATGCCGAATCGAGTTGGGCCGACTTCATCATCACCCAGCAATACGGTGACGAGCGCGAGGTTCACGACTGGGTCCTCAAATACGCAAACGCGGCGAAACCCTACATCAATGAGGAGTATGGCTACGAGGGCCAAGGCGTCCGCAGCCAGAAAGGCAAACCCGATGCCCCCGGCCACGGCCAGAGCCACGGTTGGGTCCGACGCTGTGCGTGGTCCATCGCCATGGCCGGCGGCTACTCGACATACGGCGATTGGAGCCGAGGAATAAGTTGGTTCTACATGGGTCGGCCGGGACCGGGCCTGGCCGCGCGCCAACTCAAACACCTTCGCCGTTTTTTTGAGGGTCTGCCCTTCAACCGCATGACTGTCCACGACGAGCTGACGACACAGGGATTCTGTCTGGCGCTGCCCTCGCAGCACTATGTGTTCTACCTGCCTCGCGGCGGCGAAATAACCATAGATCTGTCCGCGGTTCGGGACATGCGGCTGACTTCGCGATGGTTCGACCCACGTACGGGACAATGGCGGGAAGGCCCCGCCTTGCAGGGCGGCCGGTCTAAGCTGATCGCACCAGACAGTGATGATTGGGTCCTGCTCGTCCAGAGGGAGATCCCTGCGAGCACTGCGGTATCTGCGGCCGTCAGTCCGACCTGGGTGTCCGGAAACCGGTACCGCATTCCTCTTTCAGTCGACCCGCGAGGCGTCGTCCGGTCCTGCTCGCCGGCTTGCGCCGACATCGACTTTTCCCAGGCACTGCGAGATCTGCAGGCCGGCGGCTCGCTCGACGAGGAAAGCATTGAAATCGTCGGTTACGACACCTCGGGCCTGCCGGCGACGTATGACCCGTCCGCAAGCGGCAGCGAACGATTCCTGCTGCCGTGGCGACTCGAGCAGGATTACGGTATCAGTCGGACGACGCTGCGTTTTGTGATGCCTTCTCATGAGTGCATCCAATACGAGGTGTACTTCGACACGAAGGATGCCCGACAGGGAACCGTCCGCAGTTTCCCGGCGTCGAGGGCGACGGCGACTGGTTCTGCCTGGGGTACGGAGCCCGCGAGATAG
- a CDS encoding HAMP domain-containing sensor histidine kinase yields the protein MQLRWKFGCLVLIYLLSLTANLVMSSWCIVVYFDSAFRRYETGLDSEQSIQRVRALLRQHRETAQDNGRGVDFAAEGQTIQRELAATISRLRAADDLPSLAAIAAVLEESSAGRPSSVSGPAGRSDLDVEQLDQLLGRAAMELEGRRQQSVLKAAATQWRVMQIILINAVCGVLLCLVGLIFVRRWVIRPVAALRTAARHLAVGDFSHRIEVRSRDELGLLACEVNQMASRIAEMQAKLVEQERLAGAAEMVERLAHNIRNPLAGIRGLAEATSARHVDDAETVECQRRITDTVDRFEKWLRDLQASVSPMTLHPQPADVGELIRQAITVLQPMLQRREVAIQVDVPTTMPPVHVDSMHFEQALVALLTNAVQASRPGQTVRVKAGPCPHRRNSWQLVVQDDGEGISSEVRDKIFAPYFTTKRGGTGIGLTIAGRVAKAHGGEIVVDSTPGHGSRFVVILPDQTAEA from the coding sequence GTGCAACTCCGTTGGAAGTTTGGCTGCCTTGTCCTGATCTATCTTCTGTCGCTGACGGCCAATCTCGTCATGTCCAGTTGGTGCATCGTGGTGTACTTCGATTCGGCCTTCCGCCGGTACGAAACCGGCTTGGACAGTGAACAGAGCATCCAACGTGTCCGCGCCCTGCTGCGGCAACATCGGGAAACCGCCCAAGATAATGGGCGGGGCGTGGACTTTGCCGCGGAAGGGCAGACCATCCAGCGTGAGTTGGCGGCGACGATCTCGAGACTGCGTGCGGCAGACGACTTGCCCTCACTGGCCGCGATCGCAGCAGTACTGGAGGAGTCAAGCGCGGGTCGCCCGTCTTCGGTAAGCGGGCCGGCCGGTCGGTCAGACCTCGACGTGGAGCAACTGGACCAACTGCTGGGACGGGCGGCCATGGAATTGGAGGGCCGGAGACAGCAGAGCGTGCTCAAAGCGGCGGCAACACAATGGCGGGTGATGCAGATCATTCTGATTAACGCGGTGTGCGGAGTCCTGCTCTGCCTGGTCGGCCTGATCTTCGTCCGGCGATGGGTGATCCGGCCGGTGGCCGCTCTCCGGACGGCAGCCCGGCACCTGGCCGTCGGAGATTTCAGTCATCGTATCGAAGTCAGATCTCGAGACGAGCTGGGTCTGCTGGCCTGCGAGGTGAACCAGATGGCTTCGAGAATTGCGGAGATGCAAGCCAAGCTCGTCGAGCAGGAGCGGCTGGCCGGGGCCGCCGAGATGGTCGAGCGTCTGGCCCACAACATCCGCAACCCCCTGGCCGGCATCCGCGGTCTAGCCGAGGCGACGAGCGCTCGTCACGTCGACGACGCCGAGACCGTGGAGTGCCAGCGCCGGATCACGGATACCGTGGACCGGTTTGAGAAGTGGCTTCGCGACCTGCAGGCGTCGGTATCGCCGATGACGCTGCACCCTCAACCCGCGGACGTCGGCGAACTGATCAGGCAGGCAATTACGGTGCTCCAGCCCATGCTCCAACGGAGAGAGGTTGCGATCCAGGTTGACGTCCCGACCACAATGCCGCCCGTGCATGTAGACAGCATGCATTTCGAACAGGCGCTGGTGGCCCTGCTGACGAACGCCGTGCAGGCCTCCCGGCCGGGTCAGACGGTGCGGGTAAAGGCCGGCCCCTGCCCCCACCGCCGCAATAGCTGGCAGCTGGTCGTGCAGGACGACGGAGAAGGAATATCCTCCGAGGTTCGTGACAAGATCTTTGCCCCGTATTTCACCACTAAGCGGGGAGGCACGGGAATCGGCCTGACCATTGCCGGCCGCGTCGCCAAGGCCCACGGGGGCGAGATCGTGGTCGACTCGACGCCCGGGCATGGCAGCCGCTTCGTGGTCATTTTACCGGATCAGACAGCGGAGGCTTGA
- a CDS encoding Gfo/Idh/MocA family oxidoreductase, which yields MQRRNEMKRRTFLARAGRAGLGAATAHWMATAVNAQSRPAGANERIRLAFVGTRGQGRFNLGLFLKEPDVEVPVVCDVDLVEAEKARELTEDKAEVVQDYRRLLERKDIDAFVVCTPDHWHAIITIEACQAGKDVYIEKPMTLCVAEGRRMIEAVRKHNRVVQVGTQQRSGEHYAEAARLVQSGGLGKVFHVFTWYVNNRWPGVGPPPREQPPATLNWDMWLGPRPLVPYDRSRCSGSHRFYWDYAGGQMTDIGTHHMETIHWFMNARAPLSAVAIGQKSMKNEPFDTPDTLNALWEYPGWTLEFAIREANAYTREGSMYGILFHGSEATLYIDRAGFELTPEKGKKPVQVVGTPRKQNYLPEALSARHIRNFLDCMRTRQKPNTDVEAGHQATTVTHLGNIAYRTGRKIRWDADREQIIDDPEANELLTRTYRPPYLLPKV from the coding sequence ATGCAGCGGAGAAACGAAATGAAGCGGCGGACGTTCCTTGCGCGAGCGGGCCGGGCGGGTCTGGGAGCCGCCACAGCACACTGGATGGCAACGGCCGTCAACGCCCAATCACGGCCGGCCGGGGCCAACGAGCGAATCCGTCTCGCCTTCGTGGGCACCCGTGGCCAGGGGCGATTCAATCTCGGACTGTTTCTCAAGGAGCCCGACGTTGAGGTTCCCGTGGTATGCGACGTGGACCTCGTCGAGGCCGAGAAGGCCCGCGAGCTGACCGAAGATAAGGCTGAGGTGGTGCAGGATTATCGACGATTGCTCGAGCGCAAGGACATCGACGCTTTCGTCGTCTGCACCCCGGACCACTGGCATGCCATTATCACCATCGAGGCCTGCCAAGCCGGCAAGGATGTCTACATCGAAAAGCCCATGACCCTGTGCGTGGCCGAGGGCCGACGAATGATCGAAGCGGTCCGCAAGCACAACCGCGTCGTCCAGGTCGGCACTCAGCAACGCAGCGGAGAACACTATGCCGAGGCCGCCCGACTCGTCCAGAGCGGCGGCTTGGGTAAGGTTTTCCATGTGTTCACCTGGTACGTGAACAATCGTTGGCCCGGCGTCGGCCCCCCTCCCCGAGAGCAGCCGCCTGCTACGCTCAACTGGGACATGTGGCTGGGGCCACGCCCGCTCGTACCGTACGATCGCTCCCGTTGCTCTGGCTCGCACCGCTTTTACTGGGACTATGCTGGCGGCCAGATGACCGACATCGGAACTCATCACATGGAAACCATTCACTGGTTCATGAACGCCAGAGCCCCCCTTTCTGCCGTCGCCATCGGCCAGAAGTCCATGAAGAACGAACCCTTCGACACGCCGGACACGTTGAACGCTTTGTGGGAGTATCCCGGCTGGACCCTCGAGTTCGCCATCCGCGAAGCCAACGCTTACACCAGGGAGGGCAGTATGTACGGGATCCTGTTTCACGGGAGCGAGGCCACCCTCTACATCGACCGGGCGGGCTTTGAACTGACGCCGGAGAAAGGAAAAAAACCGGTCCAGGTGGTGGGCACGCCGCGCAAGCAAAACTACCTGCCCGAAGCCCTGAGTGCCCGCCACATTCGCAACTTCCTCGACTGCATGCGGACCCGACAAAAGCCCAACACCGACGTCGAAGCCGGCCACCAGGCGACCACGGTCACGCACCTGGGCAACATCGCGTACCGCACCGGCCGAAAGATCCGCTGGGACGCTGACAGGGAACAGATTATCGACGATCCCGAGGCCAACGAGCTGCTGACGAGAACCTACCGGCCGCCCTATTTGCTGCCGAAGGTTTAG